The segment ATGTCTGGCATACACACTCCTCTTTCTTTCTGTTTTTGGCAGACAGAGCTATGCGCCCCTCTCCTGCCCGTTTCCAGTGACGGGCCTAATTATATGGGAGCGGTGTAATAAATGTCAATAAGTTTTTTACATTTTTGTGACATATGACATTGTGATTTAATGATTTTTTAATATTTTCGTCAATATAGCAGAAAAATAACCATTATTTTTGTATGTTTTTTATAGGGTTTTTCGATGGAGTCTGTCCCGAGTTATTACATTTTTATTAATTTCTTCCATGTAAAAATCTTGTCGTTTCCGGGAGTCTGTTTTTTATGTAAACCTATCTGCTGTCTGAAAAACACCTGGGCACCTCTCTCATAAGCTCCCAGGCGATGTTTTTCTCTCCTCAGTTCTGCCTCTGCTCCCTGCCCTACTCCCTTACCAGCGGAGCAAATGCAGCCTCTGTATAAGCTGCAAGCTGTTCCGGATCTATGAGAATCTGCACGCCTCTCATACCTGCACTCACTGCAATTTTATCAAAAAGAACTGCTGTTTCTTCTATATAAGTAGGAAACTTCTTTTTCATTCCGATAGGCGAACAGCCGCCGCGGATATACCCGGTCAGGGGAAGCAGCTCCTTCATGTGAATCATCTCCACCTTCTTATCCCCAGCCGCCTTGGCAACCTTCTTTAAATCCAGCTCCTCGTCCACGGGTATACAGCAGACCAGATATCCCGTCTTCTCCCCTCTCAGCACCAGGGTTTTAAACATAGAATCGTGATCCACCCCCATCATGTCAGCCGCATGGCTTCCGGAGAGATCATTTTCATCTACCTCGTACTCTCCTGCCTCATACTCGATTCCCGCTGCGTCCAGAAGCCGCATTACATTTGTCCTGGTCATACTCTGTCATTCCTCCTGTGCTTTTGCCGTTCTCTTTTCCAGACCTGTTTTCCTATTTTTTCTTCATCCCTCTGCAGATTCTCACTTCCCTACTTCTGGTACAGATACAGCCACGGCGTATTGACCGGAAGACGGCCAAATTCCTCCCTGTCATACTGCCTGACCTCTTTTCCCTTTCGGACACGGAGGAGGCGGTCGGCCAGAGCCATAGAATCGGCCAGATTGACTGCCAGAATCACCACGGCTATGCCTTTCTCCAAAAGCTCCTCCAAAAGCCTGTATATGTGGATGCGCTGCGATACCCCTGCGCCTTTAAAGGGCTGGACGCAGAATACCACATCCGGGTTCTGCAGAAGAATTCTCGTGTAAATTAAATCATATTTCTGGCCTTCCGTCAATTCATCCACAGGAATGTCGAAGACTTCCCTGCCCAGGCGGTCTGCCAACTCCATCCGCAGGCTCTTTTTTACTCCTCCTCCCAGCCAGACTCCAGGCAGCCTGTGATCCAGGTTAAAGCACAGGTTATCCAGATAATTCATGTTGGAAAACAGCATGGTTCTGGCCGGAAGCTCCTGTATCACGGCAAGCCGCCTGTCCCTGCCGTACTGAAGTGGGCTTCCTCCTATCTCCACAGTTCCTTTCTCCGGCCGCTTTTCCCCTGACAGCACAGACAGAAGCCCCGGAATCACCTGATTGTCCAGATCCTGAAGGACCAGGCACTCTCCGGGGGATACGAAAAAATCAAGGGGCCCCATCTCCCTGTATTTCAGCCCCTTTAGCCGGAGGGCGGCCCGCCTCTCTGTCTGGCTGTCCGGTTTTCTTGCCATCTGTTCCTTCACCATCCGCTCAAACTCCTCCGTACAGTTCAGCAGGAAAAGTTCCGGAACCGTATCAAAGCTGTGAAAGATTTTCGTGATCTGCCCGTTCATCATCAGAGCTGTCCGGCCGCAGATCTGCCTTACCTCCTCAAAATGGGGCGCCACATAGAGAAAGGAAATCCCCTTTCCTGCATAATACCGTAGAATTCCCCTGAGCTTTTCCAGCTCTGCGTCGCTGATAAAGGTGCTGACATCGAAGAGGATAATCAGCCGGTGCCCGGCCACCACCCCCTTTAACAGCTCTACCACAAACCGCTCAAACACCGACAGACTCTCCACATAGGCATCTGCCGAAATTTCCATCTGGATATCTGCGAGAAAGGGCTCCAGCTGCTCCCTGAGGATCCGTGGTTTAATCAGGCGTTTTTTAAAGCCGGGACGCAGGACAAATATGTTGTCAGCTACAGTGAGTTTCTCTGCCAGACTGCTCCTGTTCTGAATCAGAGTGATGCGGTTCGGCTTCTGGGCACAGCCTCTCCACTGATTCACCAGACGCCCGTTATAATAGATATATCCGTAATGGATAGGCGTGTTCTGCCTCAGCAGATTCAATAGTGGATAGAGACCATGGTTGTCCACCGGCACCAGCCCCATGATTTCTCCCTCCCACACAGTCAGACTGAAATTTTTAAGCTGGGTATCCCCGTCCTCCCTCAATGTCACACGTTCCATCCGCAAAATCTCTTTTTTCATTTCAGCGCCTCTCTGTTCTTGATTTCCCTGTCGCTGGTGATGGCAGGCAGGGAGATCTCCACATCGGTCCCCACCCCCGGCATGGAGAATACATGGAGCCCATACTCCTCCCCAAAGAGCAGATGAATCCTGTTATTGACATTGACCAGGGCGATTCCTCCCTTTGACGCTTCGCCGGAAGCTACCTCCTTCCCGCTCTTCTCCAGCCGCTCGTTCATACGGGCCAGAGCCTTTTCGTCCATTCCCACCCCGTCATCGGAGATGGTAATTAACAGCCTCGTTCCGCTGCGCTCCAGACGTATGGTGAGCTTTCCGCTTCCCAGCTTCAGCTCCGTCCCGTGGATAATGCTGTTTTCGAGAATAGGCTGCATGGTCAGCTTGGGCAGGCGGCAGCGGTAAATTTCGTCTCTGTCGTCCGGGTCACAGATCACAGAAAGGCTCAGCCTGGGCCCAAACCGGTACTGCTGAATCCGGAAATACGTTTCACAGTTCTGAAGCTCTTCCTCCACGGAAACGAGATTCTCCACCTTACTGATCGTATAGCGGAAGAAGGCAGCCAGAGCCTCCGTCATGTCAGCCACACTGGCCAGCCCTGAGATCAGGGCCTCGCTGCGGATGCTCTCCAGCGTATTGTAGAGAAAATGGGGATTGATCTGGTTCTGCAGGGCCAGATACTGGGCCTGTCTTTTATTCAGCTTTAAGAGCTTTGCCGAGTCCAGCATCTCTCCCAGCCGCTCCACCAGCATAGCCTCCGCATGAGTCATGCCAGCCCCCTGCAGCTCTGAGAGCTCTGTTATATATCCGTCCAGAAACAGGCGCATGGTCTTTTCCATGCGCCTGTACGGCCTGATCACCCATATATAATTGATCCAGCCGAAGGCGGCCAGCACTGCAAAACCGGCCGTCCACAGCCAGACTGGCCTTCCCTCAGACAGCCCGCTGAGAAATGATACTGCGAGAATCAGGGCAGACAGGAGAAACAGAGCCGCAGTGACAGCCTGCATCCGGCAGAACAGATATACATTTCCCTTTTTATCCATACTGGCCTCCTGACATATCTCTTTTCTAACCGTACATCTTCCGGTATTCAGCCGGATTCAGCCCTGTCGCCCGGTGGAACGTGTGGGTGAAATGTTTCCGGTCGCTGTAGCCCACTCTCTCGCAGATCTCAGAAACCGGAAGGTTCGTTTCCCTCAGAAGTGTTTTGGCCTCCTCCATCCTTACCCTGGTCAGATACTTGGCAAACCCCTCTCCTGTTTCCTTCTTGAACAGAGAGCTGAAGTAGCTGGCGCTGAAGCCTGCCGCCTCACAGACCTCCTCCAGTGTAATGGGATCCTGAAAGTGCTGCATCACATACTGCTTGGCCATCCGGATCGGGCGGCTGGCCTCATTCTGCCGCTCTCCCTCAGCCACCATGAGAAGCTCCTCCTGTCTGCGGGACAGCAGCGCAAACAGCTCTCTGCTGTCTGCACACTGACATAAATCCAGGTCAAATTCCCGCTGGGCCTTCTGCGCATCCCCGTGAACCATCCGGGCAATAAACAGCCGGCCTGCGGAAAGCACCAGACCAAAAATCTCCCTTCCGCAGACTCCCTCCTGGGTCAGAACCCTCTCCTGCATGGTCTCTACCGCTTCTGCCGCTTCCCTGACATTCAGTGTTTCTATGGCATGTTCCATATCCCTGGCATAGCGGTCCAGGATCTCCTGGACCGGGAGCCCGGAAGATCTCGGAACATGCTCAAACAGCCGGCCCGGCCCTTCTATCAGCCGTTCCGCCAGAGCGTCCTGGGCTTCCTTCAGGGAGGAAGACAGGTGTCCGGCCTCCCCTGTCCAGTCTCCCAGAGCGGCTGAAAAACGCACAGGGCCAAACATCCCGTTTCCTGCCTCAAGCTGTCCCAGGCAGAAGCGGAATGCCTTTCTCACCTGTTCTCTTTTGTCGGAGCCGCAGCTTAACAAACCATATCCCGTATAGCCTTTGAAGCAAAAAATCACATCGCTGCAAAGCCCTTTAAGCCCTGCATTCAGAATCTCCTGAACCTTTTCCCTGACAACCTCAGCAGAAGTTCCAAAGGCGCCTGCCCGGCAGTCCAGCTTCACCAGAAACGCCTGCCCTTCAGAAAAGTCGAAATAGTAGGTTTCCTTTAAAATCTGATTCGTAAGGACAGGAGGCTGGGCGGACATCAGATCGTCAATGAGGCTGTTTCTCAGCCTCTTCAGGTCATTCTGGCTCTTTTTGTACCTGGCCTCCCCAACCTCCCGCCCGGCAGTCCTCTCCTCACACCGCTCCTTCATCTTTCGGAGGGTTTCCATCAGCTCGTCCTTCTTGATAGGCTTTAGCAGATAATTTCCGACCCCATATCGGATCGCTGTCTGAGCATACTCAAAATGAGCATATCCGCTGATGATCACAATCTCCAGCTCCGGGCGAAGCTCCTTCGCCCGCCTGATAAGCTCCAGGCCGTCGCAGCCCGGCATCCTGATGTCGGTGATCAGGATATCCGGCCTCTCCCTCTCTATAAGCTCCAGGGCCTCAAGTCCGTTCTCCGCAAGCCCTGCCACCTCCATGTCAAGGGCTTCCCAGTCGCCGAGAGCCTGAACCAGCCGGCAGATCAGCCTTTCATCATCAGCAATGATCACTTTCAGCATTGTCACACTCCCCCTTCGGCGGGATAGCTCTCTCCACCTCATCCTCGGAAGGAATGCTCGGGATTCCTCCCGGTCTTTCTGTGGAGAGGCTGGCAGCCGTACATGCGAAGGCGCCGATCCGGTAAAGCTCCTCCTCACTCAGCTCCTCCGGTCTCTTTCCTGTCCTTAAAAGCCGGCTCACCGCGCTTCCCCCGAATATGTCTCCTGCCCCTGTGGTGTCTATCGGCCTTACCTTCGGGCATGAGGCGCCGGCAGAGGCATGTCCGTTTGACAGATAGCAGCCCTTCGGCCCCAGTGTAACCATGGCAAGCTTTACCCCGTACTCAGAAATCAGCCTTCCCGCCGCCTCCTCAGGGCTTATCTCTCCCCACAGAAACTGCGTTTCCTCATCGCTGATCTTCACCACATCCGCCCTGGAAAGTCCCCAGAGGATCTCCTGCCGCGCCGCCTCCTTCGTTTTCCACAGAGGAAGGCGAAGGTTCGGATCAAAGGTGATCATCTTTCCCCTCTCTTTTGCATAGTCGACTGCCTTTCTGGTGGCCGTCCTGACCGGATCATCCGTCAGGCTCAGAGTTCCGAAGTGAAACACGCGGCTCTCGTCGATCAGGCCAAGATCCACCTCCTCAAAGCGAAGGCAGGTGTCGGCTCCCGGCTTTCTCGCAAAGCTGAAGGAGCGCTCCCCGCCCTCGGAGAAGGTGACGAAGGCGAGCGTTGTAAACACGTCCCTGTCCAGGATAATTCCCCTTGTCTGGATTCCCGCTTTCTTAAGAGTTCCGATCAGAAGACGGCCGAAGGCATCGTCGCCCACCTTTCCCACAAAGGCAGTTCTGGCGCCGTAGCGGTTCAGGGCAGCCAGGAAATTGCCCGGCGCCCCGCCCGGGTTGGCCTTCATAGAAGGGTATCCCCCCTCATCGGCTCCTGCAGAGGCAAAATCAATTAAAAGCTCCCCAAGCGCTGTCACATCATACATAGCTGTTTCTCCTCTCCTATTTATCATCCTTCCGGGCAGACCGCGAAGCGCCTGCGATAAAGCAGAGGCTACCTGGCCTTCGGATATTCATTGCAGAGCAGACGGTACGGCGGCTCGTCCTCCTCGATGGCCGGGAAACGGCCTACCTTTTCGTAGAATCGGTTGTCCGTATTGTCGTCATTGCACTGGCTCACCTCTCCTAACAGCACAGGCCCGCTTCCCTTCTCCACCTCGAAATCATGGTAGAGATAAGGATAAATCGTAATGCTCTCCCCAGGAGTCAGGCGCACCTGAGTTCCCGCCGGAACCACCATCTCCCGGCCGTCTACGTGGACGTGAACCTCCCTCTCCCGATCCAGATCCTCATCCTCTGTGGAATTGTATACACGGATCAGCACATTTCCGCCTCCCCGGTTGATGATATCCTCCATCTTGGACCAGTGAAAATGCATGGGGGAATACTGTCCTTCTTTAATGTAGAGGAGCTTCTCTGCATACGTCTTTGTATACTTGTCTCTCATTCCCAGGTTTCCGTTTCTGATCGTGATCAGCGAGAAGCCTACCTCATCAAATTTTCCCAGGCCATAATCGGTAATATCCCAGCCCAGCATATTGTCACGGATCTCGTCGTACTCATGCCCCTTCTCCTTCCACTCCTCCGGGGTAAAGCTGCAGAACGGCGGGATGGCAAACCGGTACTCCCTGATCATAGCCTCCATCTCCCTTAATGCCGCATTGATTTCACTTCTCTTCATAATAACCTGCCTCCTTTACTTTTCCTGCCTTTGCGCTTTTCTTTCTTATCTTCTTTCTCAGTCTTCTCTCTTATCTTTTTTACTTTTTATGCTTCTTCCTGATACCTGTTTTTCTTCTTTTCTCTGAGTCCGTTGAGGGCGGCTGACAGAGCCCCATAGTCTCCCAGCTCCTCCCCAAGCCCTGCGGGCACAACCCGGCAGGAGGCCAGACTCAGAGGCAGAGCCTCTCTTTTCAGGACTTCCTCCATGGGCGTTCTCAGCCGCTTTTCCTGGCGGAGGAATATGCTTCCTATCACAATCAGCTCCGGATTCAGAATATCCACCAGCATAGAAAGCCCAAGTCCCAGCATCCTGCCCGTCCTTCTGAATATTTCCAGAGCCAGCTCATCCCCCTGATCCGCAGCCTCTGCGATTCCTGCTGCAGTGGAAAAAAGCTCTCTCTTCTCCTCCAGTCCTCTTTCTTCTGCCAGGGCCCGTCCCATTCTGCCGATTCCGCCTCCGCTGCAGAATCCCTCAAAGGAGCCGGCCTTTCCAAAGCCCACCGGGCCGGTTTGGGAAAGCCTGATATGTCCTGCCTCTCCTGCCATATCGCAGGCGCCCCGGTAAAGATGTCCGTCCAGAATCAGTCCGGCACCAAGCCCTGTGCCGAAGGTCAGAAACACCATATTCCTCGTTCCTTTTCCCGCTCCCCACAGCCATTCGGCCAAGGCGCAGGCATTGGCGTCATTTTCCAGAAAAGCCGGCACGCCGAAGGCCTTCTCAAAGGGTGTGAGAATGTCAATGCCGTCCCATCCCGGAAGATTCGGCGGAGAGAGTATGAGCCCCCGTTCCGAACTGAGAGGCCCGCCGCAGCTCACGCCCACAGCCGAAAGCCTGTTCTGAGGGGCAGATGAGAGGAGCCTGCCAAGAGAATCCTTCATCCGCTCCACAGCCTCTCTAGGCGTCCCGGGAGTGGGAAATTTTTCCCTGCACAGAAGCTCCACCTGCCCTCCCTGTGCCCTTCCCAGGCTTACAGAACACTTCGTTCCTCCAATATCAATTCCTGCCAGATATTCCATTTTCTCTCCTCCCGGGCACCGCGATTCCATTTTTCTCCTGCTATCTTACCATGCCGGAAAGGATATTGCAATTTCCTTTCACCGCTTACTGCACAGAGAAAAGGGGATGGCCAAAAGCTCCCTGCCCTTTGCTCCATCCCCTTTTGGAACCGCCTTCTGCGGCCCGCTATCTGCCCTGGTTCGGGCTGTCATTTTTCAGTTCATTTCCAGATCCAGACTGCCTTCGCGGCCTTTCCATTATTCCTTCTTGAGAACTGATACACCTGTGTCTGTTGTAGCTCCGCCCAGGTCCTCTCCTTCCAGAGCCTGTACGCATGCCTTAACACCCTCATAGCCCATTACATCCGGGTTCTGAGCCATGGTGCACAGAAGATATCCGTCGTCGATTAAGCCAAGGATTGCATCAGACTTATCAAAGCCGACACCGATAATCTCGCTGTTTCCGGAAGCCTTGATTGCATTTCCGGCACCTGTTGTGGAGCCCTCATTGCATCCGAAGATTCCTACAACGCCCTGTGTAATGTAGTTCTCGGCAATGCTCTGGGATTTTGCTGCATCTCCCTCGCCGTACTGTGTTTCAAGAATCTCATAGTCTGTTCCCTCAAATGCAGAGCGGAAGCCTTCCTCACGCATAACGGTGGAATCGGTAGCTGCGTTTACATTGATGATTCCAATAGAGCCGGAGGTAACGCCTGCTGCCTCGAGAGCCTTGATCATCTCCTCGCCGGCTGTCTTGCCTGCTGCCTTGTTGTCTGTGGAGAAGGTTGCCTCTGCCTCTACATTGGCCGGAGAGTCAACATACACAATCTTCACACCTGCAGCTGCAGCCTCATTTAAAGCGGAGGAGATAGCATCCGGGCCGTTAGCTGCCACCATAATTGCCTCATATCCGCCTGCTACCGCGTTGTTTACGCACTCGATCTGCTGCGCGTCATCCTTTGTGTTCGGGGACATGAAGGTTACGGAAACGCCGAGCTCCTCAGCCGCCTTCTGAGCTCCCTCATTTAAGGTAACCCAGTGCTGGTCAATGGAGTCCATGGTAATCAGGGCGATCTTCCACTCCTTGCTTGCCTTCACATCTGCACCGGCCTCAGCCCCTGCTTCGGCTGCCTCTGTGGTCTCCTCTGCTGCAGTGGTCTCAGCCTCTGTTTCCGCTGCCTTTGTTGTCTCAGCCTGCGTTCCTGCGGCCTCCTGTGTTCCTGAGCTGCATCCTGCCAGAGAAACTGCTGCCAGACATGCGGTGCACAGAGCTGCTGCCAACCTCATTTTTTTCATGTTTTTTTCCTCCTGTTTTTCTTTTTTTTCTATCCATCAGCGCCTTGCGGCGTCAATGATATTCGTCTTACAGATTTTGCGCTTTCCTGTTCGTGTATCTGTTTTCCGCTATTTCTCCTGAACGGAAGATGTATGTCTCTTCTTAAACAGACCTTTTCTGAACACTACGTCGAGAAGCACTGCGAACACTACGATAACGCCGATTACCAGTCTCTGGATTCCCACCTGCACGCCGATCATGTTGAGGCCGTTCTCAAGAGTCTGCCATACAGCCGCTCCTGCCAGGGTTCCCAGAAGGATACCTGTACCGCCAAGAGGTGAAATTCCGCCGATTACGCCTGCCGCTACCGCGTACATCTCATACATGTTTCCTGCTTCCATATTTCCCATGTTGGCCTGTCCGCAGAGGATTAAGCCTACCACGAAGGAACAGAAGGCGCTGACGATGTAGGTCTTTGTCACTGTTGACACTACGCTGACGCCTGAGAGCTTTGCTGCCTCCACGTTAGAGCCGATCGCATAAATATGACGGCCGGTTCTCGTCTTGGAGAGCAGGAAAAAGAATATTACAAACAGAATAATGGCAATCCAGAAGGTGTTGTAGACACCGGCTGTCTTTCCGTAGTAGAACAGATTCTGAAATCCGTCTGCCGCCTCCTTGCCGATTCCGGAGCTGATAGCGTCTGTATTCCTGTTTCCGTTTACCATGTAGGCCACGCCTCTGGCCACGAACATGGTTCCCAGTGTTGCGATAAACGGGGGAAGCTGGCATTTTCCAACCAGAATTCCGTTGATCACGCCGATTGCCAGACAGCAGCATAACGTAATCATAATCGCCACCGCCGGGGTAATGCCGTGGGTCATAAGCGTCGCCGAGATCATGGCGCTCATTCCCACCACAGAACCGATGGAAAGGTCAATGTTTCCTGTAATAAGCACATAGCTCTGTCCGATACCGATAATCAGGTATTTGGACATGGAGCGCAGAAGGTTCATCACATTCTGGCCCGAAAAGACGGTGGGGTTAATCATACCGAAGGCGATATAGATGACAATCAGACCTACAAACGCCGTCATGGCTCCCCTCATTCCGCGTATATTCAAAAATCGTTTTAATGGATCCTGCTTTTTGCTGTTCATGTTCATCCTCCCCTTACTTTGCTCCGGCCTCCAGCTTATTCTCAAACTGGGTTGCCAGAGTCAGGATGCCGCTCTGAGTCGCCTCCTCTGCGCTCATCTCCCCAGTGATGCGTCCGTCGCACATGACAATGATCCGATCCGCGATTCCCATGACCTCCGGCATCTCAGAGGACACAAACATGACGGCAATCCCCTGTTTTTTCAGATCGTTCATCAGATTATAAATCTCTACCTTGGCGGCCACGTCGATTCCTCTCGTAGGCTCGTCAAAGATCACGACTCTGGAGTTTCTGGCCAGCCATTTTCCCACAACTACCTTCTGCTGGTTGCCGCCGGAGAGGTTGCCTGTGTTTACCTCCACACTGGGTGTCTTGACCTTCAGGTTCTCCACCACCCGGTCACACATCTCCAGCTCCTTCTGGCTGTTAATGACTCCGAATTTATTACAGAGCAGATCCAGATTCGGAAGGGCAATATTGTGGCGGATGCTGAGCTTGGTGCACAGCCCATCCTTCTTTCTGTCCTCCGGCGCAAGTACGATTCCTGCCCGAATCGCATCCTCCGGCTTCCGTATGGTCACCGGCTTTCCGTCGAGAATAATTTCCCCGCCCTCCTTCGGATCCACGCCGAAGATCGCTCTCGTAGTCTCTGTCCGTCCAGCTCCCATCAGCCCTGCAAAGCCCACAATCTCCCCCTCATAGAGGGAAAAGTTTACATTCCGGACCATGTGCCCCGCGTTCAGGTTTCTTACCTCCAGGACCTTCTTTCCCTTCTTGCAGGACACACGCGGGAATTTTTCCTTGATCTCACGGCCCACCATGTTCGCAATAATCTCATCCAGCGTCGTGTCCCTGAAATTCATGGATGTGATGAACTGTCCGTCCCTCATAATCATAACCCGGTCTACGATGTGGGACAGCTCCTCCAGCCTGTGAGATATGTAAACGATGCCGCAGCCTTTCGCCTTCAGATCCCTGATAATTCGGAACAGATCCTCAATCTCCCTGGCTGTCAGGGCCGATGTGGGCTCATCCATAATCAGGATTCTCGCGTGGGTGGACAGAGCCTTCGCAATCTCCACCATCTGCTGCTTGGACACAGGAAGCTCTCCGACCACCTGTCCCGGATCCATGTCAATTTTAAGCTCCTCCAGGATCCTGGCAGCTTCCTCCTCCATCTGCGCGTTTGAGAGGACGCCTGCCTTTACCTTTTCCCGTCCGAGGAACATGTTTTCCGCCACCGACAGATGGCGGCACATATTCAGCTCCTGGTGGATAATGGCGACACCGATCTCCTGGGCCTGCCTGGGAGTCAGATCTCCGTACTCCTTCCCGAAAATTTCAAGGCTCCCCTCGTCCCTGGTATAGACGCCGCTGAGAATCTTCATGAGGGTACTCTTCCCTGCTCCATTCTCACCTAAAAGGGCCATCACCTCACCGGAGCGAAGCTCAAACTGCACATGGTCAAGGGCCTTGACACCCGGGAAATTCTTGCTGATATTTTTCATGGAAACAATTGTTTCACCCATCTGTACCACCTGTTTTCCCTTCCCTTTTGTTTCAGTTATCTTTTCCAATATGTTTTTATTATACCAAAAGGTTTTTGTGCAATTAAGGGGTGTAATCTTTTTATTGTAGGGGATTTTTTATTGAATTTGTATTTATAATATATTTTTCGCTTTATTTATTTGTGTATTTTTGATATGGATGTATGATTCAGACAGTTCGAACTGTTCTTATGCTTTGATGCCGTTGGCAGTCTGCCGGCCTTACGGCCCTCCGGCCAGGCGGAGTGATGGAAAAGCACACCACTTTCCGCCTTTGGCCGCGGCGGGTCTTCTTTCCTGTGTTAACAGAATACGGCAGGTTTTATACTTCCGGAAGCTGGCTTTTGGCTCTTTTAGCTCCTCTCTTCTCCATCCTGAAATACAGCCAGCCGCCCAGAACCACAGACAGAAATTCGGTGACCGGCACTGCCAGCCACACACCGGTCAGTCCTCCGGCCTCCGCCATAAAAAACGCCATGGGGATGAGCAGCACAAGGCCTCTCAGAAGAGAAATCACCTGGGCCGGCACCGCCTGTTCCACTGCGGAAAAATAGGTGGTGAGCACAATGTTGAGTCCCACGAAAGGCACAGATATAAAATACAGTTTCAGTCCGATAACCGCTATCTGACCCATCCTTACACTATTTTCACTGTTAAAAATGCCGACGATGGGCTCTGCAAGGCCAAAAAGCCCTCCATAGATCAGAACGGACAGAGCTAATACAACTGCGGCTGCCCAGCGCAGAAGCTGCACTTCCCTCTCTTTTCTTCCGTACCCGTACTCCCTGCTCACCAGAGGCTGGATTCCCTGTCCGACTCCTGAGTATACAGCCACAACTACAAGAGCGATATTCGCAATCACGCCGTAGGCAGCTACCCCGGTGTTTCCCTCCAGCTCCAGAATGATTTTATTAAATACAATCATGACAACTCCTGATGAGAGCTGAGCCAAAAGCGAAGGGAATCCCAGGGAAACATTCATCTTTACCTGTTTTGGCAGGAGGCCTGTTTTCACTGCATGGAAGCCCTTTGACCGTTTCAGCCAGTGCGGCGACATAATGGCAATTCCTATAACGGGGGCGAGGCCTGTGGCCAAAGCTGCCCCGAAAATTCCCATGCCCAGAGGGAACATGAAAACATAATCGAGAATGATATTGGAAAAACTGCCCCCGATAGTGGCTGCCATGGACATTCCCGGATTTTTATCATTTCTCACAAAGCAGAGAAATATGTCATTCATCAAAAAGGCCGGTGAAAAGAGCATGAGGACTTTTAAATACGTATTTGTCATCTCAAGCACAGCCTCGTCCGCCCCCAGCAGGACGGCGAGCCTTTCTGAAAACAGGAGTCCCGAAAGGACAAAAAAGACTGAACAGGCCCCTGCCAGAAAAAGCGTATTCGTGAACATGAGGTTCGCCTCTCTGTCCTCGCCTCTGCTTTTGCATATGGAGAACCTGGTCGCTCCTCCCATGCCGAGCATCAGCCCTGTTCCATGGATCACATCATAAATCGGTATCGCCAGATTAAGCGCAGCGAGGCCATCCGTTCCAAGTCTCTGGGATACAAAAAATGTATCTGCCAGAATATAGCAGGAAATTGCCAGCATTCCTGCTACGCTGAGCGATATATACTCTGCAAACTCTCTGTGGATCTTTCCCATAAATACTGTCTCCTCCATGTTGTTTTTGCCTGATAAAAACCGGCTGCCGGTTTCCTGCAGAGGGCTGGAAAGGCGCAGGGCGCTTTCCTCTGTCAAAAACCCCTGTCAAAGAAAAAGAGCGCTAAGTTTTGTATCTACTTCGGCCTAACGATACAAAATTTAACGCTCTTACCCGGCGGCAATCAATCTCTATAAAGCTGTGTGTAAGAATAGCAGAAAACCTCAGGTCTGTCAACTAAAATTTAAAGTCTATTTTCCCGCAGAACCGGCAGAGCTTTGGCTCTCCGCTGCCATGTCTCTCTACTTCTGATTAATATAGTTGACCAGCCCTCCGGCTTCAATGATCTTCTGCATAAACGGCGGGAAGGCCTGCCCCTCAAAGCTCTCCCCTGTGGTCTTATCTGTAATCACTCCGCTGTCAAAGTCAATCTCCACCTCATGTCCTGC is part of the Clostridium sp. M62/1 genome and harbors:
- a CDS encoding ABC transporter permease codes for the protein MNSKKQDPLKRFLNIRGMRGAMTAFVGLIVIYIAFGMINPTVFSGQNVMNLLRSMSKYLIIGIGQSYVLITGNIDLSIGSVVGMSAMISATLMTHGITPAVAIMITLCCCLAIGVINGILVGKCQLPPFIATLGTMFVARGVAYMVNGNRNTDAISSGIGKEAADGFQNLFYYGKTAGVYNTFWIAIILFVIFFFLLSKTRTGRHIYAIGSNVEAAKLSGVSVVSTVTKTYIVSAFCSFVVGLILCGQANMGNMEAGNMYEMYAVAAGVIGGISPLGGTGILLGTLAGAAVWQTLENGLNMIGVQVGIQRLVIGVIVVFAVLLDVVFRKGLFKKRHTSSVQEK
- a CDS encoding ROK family protein, coding for MEYLAGIDIGGTKCSVSLGRAQGGQVELLCREKFPTPGTPREAVERMKDSLGRLLSSAPQNRLSAVGVSCGGPLSSERGLILSPPNLPGWDGIDILTPFEKAFGVPAFLENDANACALAEWLWGAGKGTRNMVFLTFGTGLGAGLILDGHLYRGACDMAGEAGHIRLSQTGPVGFGKAGSFEGFCSGGGIGRMGRALAEERGLEEKRELFSTAAGIAEAADQGDELALEIFRRTGRMLGLGLSMLVDILNPELIVIGSIFLRQEKRLRTPMEEVLKREALPLSLASCRVVPAGLGEELGDYGALSAALNGLREKKKNRYQEEA
- a CDS encoding D-lyxose/D-mannose family sugar isomerase; protein product: MKRSEINAALREMEAMIREYRFAIPPFCSFTPEEWKEKGHEYDEIRDNMLGWDITDYGLGKFDEVGFSLITIRNGNLGMRDKYTKTYAEKLLYIKEGQYSPMHFHWSKMEDIINRGGGNVLIRVYNSTEDEDLDREREVHVHVDGREMVVPAGTQVRLTPGESITIYPYLYHDFEVEKGSGPVLLGEVSQCNDDNTDNRFYEKVGRFPAIEEDEPPYRLLCNEYPKAR
- a CDS encoding ABC transporter substrate-binding protein, giving the protein MKKMRLAAALCTACLAAVSLAGCSSGTQEAAGTQAETTKAAETEAETTAAEETTEAAEAGAEAGADVKASKEWKIALITMDSIDQHWVTLNEGAQKAAEELGVSVTFMSPNTKDDAQQIECVNNAVAGGYEAIMVAANGPDAISSALNEAAAAGVKIVYVDSPANVEAEATFSTDNKAAGKTAGEEMIKALEAAGVTSGSIGIINVNAATDSTVMREEGFRSAFEGTDYEILETQYGEGDAAKSQSIAENYITQGVVGIFGCNEGSTTGAGNAIKASGNSEIIGVGFDKSDAILGLIDDGYLLCTMAQNPDVMGYEGVKACVQALEGEDLGGATTDTGVSVLKKE
- a CDS encoding sugar ABC transporter ATP-binding protein; translation: MGETIVSMKNISKNFPGVKALDHVQFELRSGEVMALLGENGAGKSTLMKILSGVYTRDEGSLEIFGKEYGDLTPRQAQEIGVAIIHQELNMCRHLSVAENMFLGREKVKAGVLSNAQMEEEAARILEELKIDMDPGQVVGELPVSKQQMVEIAKALSTHARILIMDEPTSALTAREIEDLFRIIRDLKAKGCGIVYISHRLEELSHIVDRVMIMRDGQFITSMNFRDTTLDEIIANMVGREIKEKFPRVSCKKGKKVLEVRNLNAGHMVRNVNFSLYEGEIVGFAGLMGAGRTETTRAIFGVDPKEGGEIILDGKPVTIRKPEDAIRAGIVLAPEDRKKDGLCTKLSIRHNIALPNLDLLCNKFGVINSQKELEMCDRVVENLKVKTPSVEVNTGNLSGGNQQKVVVGKWLARNSRVVIFDEPTRGIDVAAKVEIYNLMNDLKKQGIAVMFVSSEMPEVMGIADRIIVMCDGRITGEMSAEEATQSGILTLATQFENKLEAGAK